ATTtcataagaaaatgtttatagTTTGGTTGTTTCTTCTCAATCAGAAGAAACATATACTCTAATAGATGTATAGTACGCTCCATACTCTTCTCCATGAATATGCTAAGATGAGTTTGTGATAGTTTTTCTACAACATGATAAGCAGTTTCTTCAcctaaaactaaaagaaatgtCACACAAATATCGTGGTAACCTTGATAATAGTGCAATTCTGGATGTTTACATAATACTCGCATAATTAATATAACAAGCTGGTCCAACATAGTTAATCTCTGAGCTTCTTCTATACTAGGGGGAAATCGCTTCAGAGATCGATTTACATCTAAGACGACTTGTTGATAATAGGGGTGTTCTTCGATTTCTTTTTGGCAGGGACGAGGAGAAGCTTCCACCAAGTCGACTCCGACCAACTTAGGCCACACTTTTCTTCGAATATTGTCATTTAGTAGCCCACCGGGTGAAATGGCAGCAATTTTAAGAGCATCAATATCATTTTCTTCAAGAGCATGaataatttcgttaatttttctttctcttgcTAATTTATTTAGTCCACTTTTAGCATAACTCGGTTCTTCAATAACTCCGTTCAATGTTTTACTGTTCTTTTTAGAAGGGGAAAGAAATTTAAGGGCTGTAGATAGTGATTCATTGTATTCCTCGCTTGTTGAAGTATCACTAGACTCCTGAATTCCGTCGCTGATTGACGATAAGGTTTCGCTAAATTCAGAGTGAGCATTCTCATCTGAAACGatgatttcagaaataattgtaGATTCAACTTTTTTACTGGGAAAGTAGGATTCTTCACTATCTTTAACTGAGAGATCACTGTCATCCAAGAAAGATTCACTTACGTTGTTTTCGAGTTcccttttttgtttcattacagGAGCGTCATCACTAAATGTATCAGCTTCACTTATAGAGTGGTCATTAACACTATCAGTATCTTCGGGCATGCCGACTATACCCTTTGAGTTAAAATTAGCTTCATTTTCACCCATCTCATTAATATGACGGCTGTTCTG
Above is a window of Parasteatoda tepidariorum isolate YZ-2023 chromosome 5, CAS_Ptep_4.0, whole genome shotgun sequence DNA encoding:
- the LOC107454334 gene encoding TBC1 domain family member 20, which translates into the protein MSKQNSRHINEMGENEANFNSKGIVGMPEDTDSVNDHSISEADTFSDDAPVMKQKRELENNVSESFLDDSDLSVKDSEESYFPSKKVESTIISEIIVSDENAHSEFSETLSSISDGIQESSDTSTSEEYNESLSTALKFLSPSKKNSKTLNGVIEEPSYAKSGLNKLARERKINEIIHALEENDIDALKIAAISPGGLLNDNIRRKVWPKLVGVDLVEASPRPCQKEIEEHPYYQQVVLDVNRSLKRFPPSIEEAQRLTMLDQLVILIMRVLCKHPELHYYQGYHDICVTFLLVLGEETAYHVVEKLSQTHLSIFMEKSMERTIHLLEYMFLLIEKKQPNYKHFLMKSEVGVAYCLSWLITWFSHVLNDYSTVVRFFDFFIVSHSWMPLYVTTSLVLHRQLEVMKQDCDMASVHSFLSKIPDDMPFEQLLTESLNLFGSCKPKALAKEKPYVKKVLPKPKKLKKWEFIPRLKYVPTTIVIAAAVLVTAVIYQAFNY